Proteins encoded in a region of the Ornithodoros turicata isolate Travis chromosome 3, ASM3712646v1, whole genome shotgun sequence genome:
- the LOC135389411 gene encoding uncharacterized protein K02A2.6-like, which yields MEVAQLADRGHQGMVKTKQLIREKAWFPGIDKMAEAVVRSCEACQWIVEEKNLPLVMTQFPDGPWLPLAADFPGPLPGNKYKLVVIDEYSRFPMIATLSYLNERIVITKLNDMFTVHGTPKVVKTENDPPFFGEKHSPTL from the coding sequence ATGGAGGTAGCGCAGTTAGCCGATCGGGGACACCAGGGCATGGTAAAGACCAAGCAGCTAATCAGAGAGAAGGCATGGTTTCCTGGGATCGATAAGATGGCGGAAGCTGTGGTCAGAAGCTGTGAGGCATGTCAATGGATAGTAGAGGAGAAGAACTTGCCGTTAGTAATGACACAATTTCCGGACGGACCATGGCTACCACTCGCAGCAGACTTTCCTGGTCCTCTACCTGGTAACAAGTACAAGCTTGTCGTCATAGACGAATACTCACGGTTCCCCATGATTGCGACGTTATCATATCTGAACGAAAGAATAGTGATCACCAAGTTGAACGACATGTTCACCGTACATGGCACCCCTAAAGTTGTAAAGACAGAGAATGATCCCCCGTTTTTCGGGGAAAAACATTCGCCGACTTTATGA